A region from the Desulfitobacterium dehalogenans ATCC 51507 genome encodes:
- the ppsA gene encoding phosphoenolpyruvate synthase — MNPFVLGFQDIDKTKLMDVGGKGANLGELCKIEGLRVPDGFCISTETFRRIMEETPALDPLLDQLSLLKVEDRDKISELSGEIRRIIEGIAIPEEICEEVTCLLSRLGEKDAYAVRSSATAEDLPTASFAGQQDTYLNIIGKEAVLKHISKCWASLFTERAVTYRLQNGFGHRKVYLSVVIQKMIFPQAAGILFTADPITSNRKVLSIDAGFGLGEALVSGLVNADIYKVRNGQVVDKKIATKKLAIYALKDGGTQARKIEPEQQNRQVLTDEQILSLTGLGRKIEAHFGCPQDIEWCLVDHTFYIVQSRPITTLYPIPEADDQENHVYVSVGHQQMMTDPMKPLGVSIFQLTSLGPRFKAGGRLFVDVTQMVASPDSRKTLLDTMGQHDPLIKDALMTIIERGDFIKSLPNDEKGVPDKINKDMSSAGFQTQIENDPTIVTDLIKRSQTSIAELKHNIQRSSGSDLIDFILEDIQELKKILFDPQSSAVFMTAIDASAWINKNMDQWLGEKNAADTLSQSVPHNITSEMGLALLDVADMIRPYPEVIAYLHHAKGNFLAELVKFEGGQVAQTAISAYLEKYGMRCVGEIDITKPRWSEKPTTLVPMILSNIKNFKPNASQRKFEKGRRVAWQKEQELLDRLQQLPDGEQKVKETKRMIDLIRNFIGYREYPKYGMVNRYFVYKQALLKEAEQLVQAGVIQEKEDIYYLTLAELREAIRTNKLDYLIISQRKDEYKLYETLTPPRVITSDGEIIAGEYKRESIPAVAIAGLPVSSGVIEGRARIILNMEDADLGDGDILVTTFTDPSWTPLFVSIKGLVTEVGGLMTHGAVIAREYGLPAVIGVENATKLIKDGQRIRVNGTKGYVEIL, encoded by the coding sequence ATGAATCCCTTTGTACTTGGCTTTCAGGATATTGACAAAACAAAACTCATGGATGTGGGGGGTAAAGGCGCGAACCTGGGGGAGCTTTGCAAAATTGAAGGACTACGCGTACCGGATGGCTTTTGTATTTCTACTGAGACCTTTAGAAGAATCATGGAGGAAACGCCGGCACTTGACCCATTACTTGATCAGCTCTCTCTTCTCAAAGTGGAAGACCGGGATAAAATCAGCGAGCTTAGCGGTGAGATCCGCAGGATCATCGAAGGGATAGCCATCCCTGAAGAGATTTGTGAAGAGGTCACCTGCCTCCTCTCCAGGCTTGGTGAAAAAGATGCTTATGCAGTACGATCCAGCGCAACGGCCGAGGATCTACCGACTGCCTCCTTTGCCGGCCAGCAGGACACGTATTTAAACATTATCGGCAAGGAGGCAGTCCTCAAGCATATCAGCAAGTGCTGGGCCTCGCTGTTTACCGAGCGGGCTGTAACCTACCGCCTGCAAAACGGCTTCGGCCATCGCAAAGTCTACTTGTCTGTGGTTATTCAGAAGATGATCTTCCCACAGGCGGCAGGAATTTTGTTTACTGCCGATCCCATTACATCCAATCGGAAAGTGCTGTCCATTGATGCCGGCTTTGGACTTGGTGAAGCCTTGGTCTCCGGCCTGGTGAATGCTGATATCTATAAAGTGCGTAACGGTCAGGTTGTCGATAAGAAGATCGCCACCAAGAAGCTGGCTATTTATGCCTTAAAAGACGGTGGTACGCAAGCACGGAAAATCGAACCAGAGCAGCAGAATAGGCAAGTGCTGACGGATGAGCAGATTTTAAGCCTCACGGGCCTGGGCCGAAAGATCGAAGCACATTTCGGCTGCCCCCAGGACATCGAATGGTGTTTGGTTGATCATACCTTTTATATTGTCCAGAGCCGGCCAATCACTACTTTATACCCCATCCCTGAAGCAGATGATCAGGAAAATCACGTCTATGTATCTGTCGGTCATCAACAAATGATGACCGACCCCATGAAACCACTGGGAGTGTCCATATTTCAGTTAACATCTTTGGGACCCAGGTTTAAAGCCGGGGGAAGGTTATTTGTTGATGTTACACAGATGGTGGCTTCACCTGACAGCAGAAAAACTCTATTGGATACCATGGGGCAGCACGATCCGCTCATAAAAGACGCACTCATGACCATAATAGAGCGAGGAGATTTTATAAAATCATTGCCCAATGATGAAAAAGGAGTTCCTGATAAAATCAATAAAGATATGTCGTCTGCGGGTTTTCAGACACAAATCGAAAACGATCCGACAATCGTTACTGATTTGATTAAGCGTAGTCAAACATCGATAGCAGAATTAAAACACAACATCCAAAGGTCATCAGGCTCAGATTTAATTGATTTTATCCTGGAAGATATCCAGGAGTTAAAAAAGATTTTATTTGACCCACAAAGTTCGGCAGTGTTTATGACTGCTATCGATGCCTCAGCATGGATCAATAAAAACATGGACCAGTGGTTAGGTGAAAAAAACGCAGCTGATACGCTTTCTCAATCCGTACCCCATAATATTACTTCGGAAATGGGTCTGGCGCTATTGGATGTGGCAGATATGATTCGTCCTTATCCGGAAGTCATTGCTTATTTACACCATGCAAAAGGCAACTTTTTGGCGGAACTGGTTAAGTTTGAGGGTGGGCAAGTTGCCCAAACCGCGATCTCTGCTTATCTCGAAAAATACGGAATGCGCTGTGTCGGAGAAATCGATATTACGAAACCTCGTTGGAGCGAAAAACCAACTACCCTTGTCCCCATGATTCTCAGCAACATCAAAAACTTTAAGCCTAATGCCAGCCAGCGGAAATTTGAGAAAGGGCGGCGTGTTGCTTGGCAAAAAGAACAAGAGTTATTAGATCGCTTGCAGCAATTACCGGATGGTGAACAAAAAGTCAAAGAAACCAAACGAATGATCGACCTCATCCGGAATTTCATCGGTTATCGTGAATATCCCAAATACGGCATGGTTAACCGCTACTTCGTTTATAAGCAGGCTTTGCTGAAAGAAGCCGAACAGCTCGTACAAGCGGGCGTTATTCAGGAAAAAGAAGATATATACTATCTCACGTTAGCAGAACTTCGCGAAGCCATACGCACCAATAAACTGGATTATCTGATCATCAGCCAACGAAAAGACGAGTACAAACTATATGAAACATTAACTCCCCCACGTGTTATCACGTCTGATGGGGAAATCATTGCCGGGGAGTACAAACGAGAAAGTATCCCAGCGGTCGCGATTGCAGGTCTGCCTGTTTCTTCCGGAGTTATCGAGGGACGAGCACGAATTATCTTAAACATGGAAGATGCCGATCTGGGAGATGGAGATATATTGGTCACCACCTTTACCGACCCTAGCTGGACGCCCTTGTTTGTATCCATAAAAGGTCTGGTTACGGAAGTGGGCGGACTGATGACCCATGGAGCAGTTATCGCCCGTGAATATGGCTTACCGGCAGTTATCGGAGTAGAAAATGCCACCAAGCTGATTAAAGATGGGCAACGAATCCGGGTCAATGGAACGAAAGGCTATGTGGAAATCCTATGA
- a CDS encoding flavodoxin family protein, whose protein sequence is MRLLIHDLDQEELGKIKPGLGGDTKIITNNGKIQHCIGCFGCWVKTPGACVIRDEYGDMGANLGHSSELMIVSQCFYGGYSPFVKNVLDRSISYIHPYFVIRNGEMHHRPRYDLPLDLSVWFYGEISEKEQRTAEKLVRANAINLNCQRVKVSFVREPAELEGQLCRK, encoded by the coding sequence ATGAGGCTGTTGATTCATGATCTTGATCAGGAAGAGCTGGGTAAAATCAAGCCCGGGCTGGGCGGAGATACCAAAATCATCACCAATAACGGGAAAATTCAGCACTGTATCGGATGCTTTGGCTGCTGGGTCAAGACACCTGGGGCTTGCGTAATCCGGGATGAGTATGGTGACATGGGAGCGAATTTAGGGCACAGCAGTGAACTCATGATTGTCAGCCAATGCTTCTACGGCGGATACAGCCCTTTTGTCAAAAATGTGCTGGATCGGAGCATCTCCTATATTCATCCCTATTTTGTGATTAGAAACGGGGAGATGCACCACAGGCCTCGCTATGATCTGCCCCTGGATTTGAGTGTTTGGTTTTATGGAGAGATCAGTGAAAAAGAACAACGGACTGCGGAAAAATTAGTCCGGGCCAATGCAATCAATCTGAACTGTCAAAGGGTCAAGGTTTCTTTTGTTCGGGAACCGGCAGAGCTGGAGGGACAGTTATGCAGAAAATAG
- a CDS encoding SHOCT domain-containing protein: MTNEQDEKNTSLSAADEIKKYKELLDIGAISQDEYEAKKKQLLGL, translated from the coding sequence TTGACAAACGAACAAGACGAGAAAAATACTTCGTTAAGTGCAGCTGACGAAATTAAAAAATATAAGGAGCTTTTAGACATAGGTGCAATTTCCCAAGATGAATATGAAGCTAAAAAGAAACAACTGCTCGGATTGTAA
- a CDS encoding LysM peptidoglycan-binding domain-containing protein, producing the protein MKITKTISLTLLVVFFIFTTIPSAVFGVPADKYSYSLTGKIGTETATLQFEPSPAEEFEVVLVEANAVVKFTPKETMSASIRAYDPEGFYAGNLMWTIDGQEEAVTEIKANKTATAILAENFWGMEPYYVLSFGNAGDTTKIVYKISDGTAVPAPEPTPVQTPEPAPAPTPEPAPAPTPEPAPAPTPKPAPVPTPAPAADSQGNVTYTVQAGDTLGTIALNHYGSYEYHTKIYNANKELLKKNNNNLTIGMSLVLPGDGMLPALKSESGTIYTVQAGDTLGKIAAKYYGDSSKYMNIYEANKDRIKNPNLIFEGQKIVITK; encoded by the coding sequence TTGAAGATTACTAAAACAATTTCTTTAACTTTGTTAGTCGTCTTTTTTATCTTCACAACCATCCCCTCAGCGGTTTTTGGGGTTCCTGCCGACAAGTATTCGTATTCGCTGACCGGTAAAATTGGCACCGAAACCGCAACCCTTCAGTTCGAACCCAGCCCAGCCGAGGAATTCGAAGTTGTTCTTGTGGAAGCGAACGCTGTAGTAAAGTTCACACCCAAAGAAACAATGTCAGCCAGTATTAGAGCCTATGATCCTGAAGGCTTCTATGCAGGCAATCTCATGTGGACGATAGACGGCCAGGAAGAAGCCGTGACTGAAATTAAAGCCAATAAAACAGCAACAGCGATCCTGGCTGAGAATTTTTGGGGTATGGAGCCTTATTACGTACTTAGTTTTGGTAATGCTGGTGATACTACCAAGATCGTTTATAAGATTTCCGATGGCACAGCAGTTCCGGCTCCAGAACCTACTCCTGTTCAAACTCCGGAGCCTGCTCCTGCTCCAACTCCAGAGCCCGCTCCTGCTCCAACTCCAGAGCCCGCTCCTGCTCCAACTCCGAAACCTGCTCCTGTTCCAACTCCGGCACCTGCAGCAGACTCTCAAGGAAATGTTACATATACAGTACAAGCGGGAGATACTTTGGGAACTATTGCTTTGAACCATTATGGAAGCTACGAGTATCATACAAAAATATATAATGCCAATAAGGAACTTCTTAAGAAAAACAACAATAACCTAACTATCGGCATGAGCCTCGTTTTACCTGGTGATGGAATGTTGCCCGCTCTTAAGAGCGAAAGTGGAACAATTTACACTGTCCAAGCTGGGGATACACTTGGCAAGATTGCAGCGAAGTATTATGGAGATTCAAGCAAATATATGAATATATATGAAGCTAATAAGGATAGAATCAAAAATCCGAACCTGATCTTCGAAGGACAAAAAATTGTTATAACAAAATAG
- a CDS encoding SymE family type I addiction module toxin, with product MDRITGTGTRILTVAYTHQNGVERPFIRLRGKWLQELGFLPGAKIEVRETKDGLVIKALPLPEQADPFQEDCFLCRHGGITSMVKET from the coding sequence ATGGATCGTATTACAGGAACGGGTACCCGTATCCTCACCGTTGCTTATACCCATCAGAACGGGGTGGAGCGCCCCTTCATCCGCTTGCGGGGCAAATGGCTGCAGGAGCTGGGCTTTTTGCCCGGTGCTAAAATCGAAGTGAGAGAAACCAAGGACGGATTGGTGATTAAGGCCCTGCCTTTGCCGGAGCAGGCAGATCCATTTCAAGAGGATTGTTTTTTATGCAGACATGGAGGAATTACGTCCATGGTTAAAGAAACTTAA
- a CDS encoding DMT family transporter: MGKSAQRKGMVITMAEKRMAYLAAIVYAFIIGLSFMFVKLTLAVATPLDTLAHRFTVAFFVATLFIIFSKKKVKIGWHDVTQIAPLATLYPILFFGFQIFGLARTTSSEAGIIQSTVPIFTLLLAVSILKEKAGRGQLISVFLSVSGVIFLLTMSGVESETANIIGSVLIIISAFTNALYNVLARKLTQRYSLLTLTYIMTLFGFVAFNSLAIGSRVIEGTVGEFFQPFLHWQFVLAILYLGILSSLVTSFLANFVLSKIEAAKMSVFSNVATLITILAGVLFLQEAFHFYHVIGGIMIITGVVGTNFMGARSKTKGRVG, encoded by the coding sequence ATGGGTAAGAGTGCGCAACGGAAAGGAATGGTCATCACTATGGCTGAAAAAAGAATGGCTTATCTGGCGGCGATAGTCTATGCATTCATTATTGGACTATCCTTTATGTTTGTTAAATTGACTTTGGCAGTAGCGACACCCTTAGATACTTTAGCACATCGCTTTACCGTTGCCTTTTTTGTAGCAACACTTTTTATCATCTTTTCTAAAAAAAAGGTGAAAATAGGTTGGCATGATGTTACACAAATTGCACCTCTGGCAACATTGTATCCTATTTTGTTTTTTGGTTTCCAAATCTTTGGTTTGGCTCGAACCACCTCTTCAGAAGCTGGAATCATCCAATCCACCGTTCCTATTTTTACTTTGCTGTTAGCTGTCTCCATTTTGAAAGAAAAGGCCGGCCGGGGACAACTTATTTCTGTATTTTTATCAGTGTCTGGTGTGATTTTTTTACTTACCATGAGTGGTGTAGAATCTGAAACAGCAAATATAATAGGAAGTGTACTTATTATCATTTCTGCTTTTACTAATGCTTTGTATAATGTTTTGGCACGCAAGCTTACCCAACGCTATTCTTTATTGACCTTGACTTATATCATGACATTATTTGGTTTTGTTGCCTTTAATAGTTTGGCAATTGGAAGTCGTGTGATCGAAGGAACAGTAGGTGAGTTTTTTCAACCCTTTCTACACTGGCAATTTGTATTGGCTATTTTGTATTTAGGAATATTATCGTCCCTTGTAACCTCCTTCCTTGCCAACTTTGTTTTATCCAAGATAGAAGCTGCTAAAATGAGTGTATTCAGTAATGTTGCCACACTCATTACTATCCTCGCTGGTGTCTTATTTTTACAAGAAGCCTTTCATTTCTATCATGTCATTGGCGGAATTATGATTATCACCGGCGTTGTAGGGACAAATTTTATGGGTGCAAGAAGTAAAACAAAAGGTCGAGTTGGCTGA
- a CDS encoding VOC family protein, which produces MVGVEIDMVLEDSLKALALYEKIFEIERVEVTDFPQGKNEVVFTLYGVRFHMLDENPQFGLNAPKPDQPKTIWFNILVPDIKETYAKAIGTGCTEVQPVTELADYGVSNAIFADPFGYLWMLHQMHKVVSFEERVRLSEEKMDNR; this is translated from the coding sequence ATGGTCGGAGTGGAAATTGATATGGTTCTGGAAGATAGCTTGAAAGCCCTGGCATTATACGAAAAGATATTTGAGATCGAACGGGTTGAGGTAACGGATTTTCCTCAAGGGAAAAATGAAGTCGTTTTTACTCTGTACGGAGTGCGTTTTCATATGTTGGATGAAAATCCTCAGTTTGGGCTCAATGCGCCGAAGCCGGATCAACCTAAAACAATCTGGTTCAATATCCTCGTTCCCGACATCAAGGAGACCTATGCCAAGGCCATCGGGACGGGTTGTACAGAGGTGCAGCCGGTGACGGAATTGGCTGATTACGGTGTATCCAACGCTATATTTGCAGATCCCTTCGGTTACTTATGGATGCTGCATCAAATGCACAAAGTAGTGAGCTTCGAAGAACGGGTGCGACTCTCGGAAGAGAAAATGGATAATCGATAA
- a CDS encoding ABC transporter permease subunit → MNRALFRAMMKHNRKKIGKLAAGIILYETLLTWVYPLVSENSAVAQITESIPSAVKTVFGVAEEARADTFEAFISAQFLARIWAMLMALYNVETANDLLAKLADDGSLALLLSTPVPRGEYLSTQALVLFSGNALLVLGTILGLYCGARWFGITINSWSYFRFGILGLVFYSFIGAYSLFFSALTAHEDSAFTLAAGVTLAFYALDVAGGLSDKLSWIRKLSLFQCYQPQEVLEGASGPAKKTFGLIAGSFILLWLGIYAFNKKDLAI, encoded by the coding sequence TTGAATCGGGCATTATTTCGAGCCATGATGAAGCACAATCGCAAAAAGATAGGGAAACTTGCTGCGGGGATCATCCTCTATGAAACCCTCTTAACCTGGGTCTATCCTCTGGTCTCCGAGAATTCGGCTGTAGCTCAGATCACTGAATCCATACCCTCAGCTGTAAAAACCGTATTCGGAGTCGCCGAAGAGGCACGGGCGGATACCTTTGAAGCCTTTATCTCCGCCCAATTTTTAGCACGGATTTGGGCGATGCTTATGGCTTTATATAATGTGGAGACAGCGAATGATCTACTGGCAAAATTGGCCGATGACGGCTCCCTTGCCTTGCTCCTCTCCACCCCGGTTCCACGGGGCGAATATCTGTCCACGCAAGCCCTGGTTCTTTTCAGCGGGAATGCTCTGTTAGTTCTCGGCACCATTCTCGGGCTGTACTGCGGGGCCCGCTGGTTTGGAATTACTATTAATAGCTGGAGCTATTTTCGTTTTGGGATTCTCGGACTCGTCTTTTATTCATTTATCGGTGCCTATAGCCTATTTTTCTCCGCGTTGACTGCCCATGAGGATAGTGCCTTCACTCTGGCAGCAGGAGTGACTTTAGCCTTCTACGCCTTAGATGTGGCCGGGGGACTCAGTGATAAACTTTCTTGGATTCGTAAACTCTCTCTCTTTCAGTGTTATCAGCCCCAAGAAGTACTCGAAGGGGCTTCTGGCCCGGCAAAGAAGACCTTCGGGCTGATTGCCGGCTCATTTATTCTTCTCTGGTTAGGGATTTATGCTTTTAATAAAAAAGATTTAGCCATTTGA
- a CDS encoding ABC transporter ATP-binding protein, protein MLEVSELTKSYHKVRGVKDLSFQVESGTAFGFLGPNGAGKTTTIRLLMGFMKPDLGSARIWGLDCWQDRAELKRIISYLPGELHFMEQFTGQEFLDLIEGMHGAHETIRKNQIDLLRILELDPSQGIRKMSKGMKQKLGIIAALMLDSPVLILDEPTSGLDPLMRKTFIELILEEKKRGKTIFMSSHHFSEIERTCERVGIIRDGELLAIQDIALLKQKERQTFDIEVGGEEDAEFLRQSGLTLYPLDHHKFTIQVEGEQELLWKTLAQIQVKRFQQGSLELEEAFMHYYHSSLRGDGT, encoded by the coding sequence TTGCTTGAAGTCAGTGAACTCACGAAATCCTATCATAAGGTAAGAGGGGTAAAAGACCTTTCCTTTCAGGTTGAATCAGGGACGGCTTTCGGATTTTTAGGACCGAATGGAGCCGGCAAAACCACCACAATTCGCCTGCTTATGGGTTTTATGAAACCCGACCTGGGCAGCGCAAGAATTTGGGGGCTGGATTGCTGGCAGGATCGGGCAGAGCTAAAGCGGATTATCAGTTATCTTCCCGGTGAACTGCACTTTATGGAACAGTTCACAGGCCAGGAGTTCCTGGATCTTATCGAAGGTATGCATGGAGCGCACGAGACTATCAGAAAAAATCAAATAGACCTTCTTCGCATTCTTGAACTCGATCCGAGTCAGGGAATTCGGAAAATGTCCAAAGGCATGAAGCAGAAATTGGGCATCATTGCTGCATTAATGCTGGACTCTCCCGTTCTTATTCTAGACGAACCCACATCAGGCCTTGATCCCCTCATGCGGAAAACCTTTATCGAGCTGATTCTTGAAGAGAAAAAAAGAGGAAAAACCATTTTCATGTCTTCCCACCATTTCTCAGAGATCGAAAGAACCTGTGAACGTGTGGGAATTATTCGGGATGGTGAGCTTCTCGCCATTCAGGATATAGCCCTGCTCAAACAGAAGGAGCGTCAAACTTTCGACATTGAGGTTGGAGGAGAAGAGGATGCAGAATTTCTCCGGCAAAGCGGCCTCACTCTTTACCCCTTAGATCATCATAAGTTTACTATCCAAGTTGAGGGTGAACAGGAATTATTATGGAAGACCCTGGCGCAAATTCAGGTTAAGCGCTTTCAACAAGGCTCTCTTGAGCTGGAGGAAGCATTTATGCACTATTACCACTCAAGTTTAAGGGGGGATGGCACTTGA
- a CDS encoding PadR family transcriptional regulator has translation MLKGVLDGIVLEIISRGEIYGYEIAKKLHAMGFKDLAEATVYALLLRLEKNKLVHITRKPSEIGPPRKFYTLNERGVEELAAFWARWDFLSERIQNLRNNGGKNDELQ, from the coding sequence ATGCTCAAAGGCGTTTTGGACGGGATCGTGCTGGAGATCATCAGCCGGGGTGAAATATACGGATATGAGATTGCCAAAAAACTGCATGCTATGGGTTTTAAAGACCTTGCGGAAGCAACCGTGTATGCCTTGCTCTTGCGGCTGGAAAAGAACAAGCTGGTTCACATCACCAGGAAACCCTCGGAAATTGGCCCCCCCAGGAAGTTCTATACGCTCAACGAGCGGGGGGTTGAGGAACTGGCGGCCTTTTGGGCGAGATGGGATTTCTTAAGTGAGCGGATTCAAAATTTAAGAAATAATGGGGGTAAGAATGATGAGCTTCAGTAA
- the vanR gene encoding VanR-ABDEGLN family response regulator transcription factor → MAANILLVDDEQAIADLVEVYLTNENYKVFKFYNGKGALDCIEKEKLDLAILDVMLPDVDGFSICQQIRENYTFPVIMLTAKEEEIDKITGLTLGADDYITKPFRPLELIARVKAQLRRFTKYNIGETGQDERLIAFSGLVLDLDTHECTLNEKKLSLTPTEFSILWVLCSNRGRVVSSERLFQEVWGDKYFSNSNNTVMVHIRHLREKMQDSAEHPKYIKTVWGVGYKIEK, encoded by the coding sequence TTGGCAGCTAATATCTTGCTGGTGGATGATGAACAGGCGATTGCTGATTTGGTAGAAGTTTATCTGACTAATGAAAACTATAAGGTTTTCAAATTTTATAACGGTAAGGGCGCCTTGGATTGTATTGAAAAAGAAAAACTGGACCTGGCCATTTTGGATGTGATGCTTCCTGATGTGGATGGGTTTTCGATCTGTCAGCAAATCCGGGAGAACTATACTTTTCCTGTTATCATGCTGACAGCCAAAGAGGAGGAAATTGACAAAATTACTGGGCTTACTTTAGGTGCGGACGACTATATTACAAAGCCCTTCCGGCCATTGGAGCTGATTGCCCGGGTCAAAGCCCAACTGCGGCGGTTTACCAAGTACAATATTGGAGAAACAGGGCAGGATGAGCGGTTGATTGCTTTTTCCGGCCTGGTCTTGGACTTGGATACCCATGAATGTACTCTGAATGAGAAGAAGCTTTCCCTTACACCGACAGAGTTTTCAATTCTTTGGGTTCTTTGCTCCAATCGCGGACGGGTCGTCAGTTCGGAAAGATTATTCCAGGAGGTATGGGGAGATAAGTATTTCAGCAACAGCAATAATACGGTGATGGTTCATATCCGGCATTTAAGGGAAAAGATGCAGGACAGCGCCGAGCATCCTAAATACATCAAAACCGTATGGGGGGTAGGCTATAAAATTGAAAAATAA
- a CDS encoding sensor histidine kinase, protein MKNNEKGLVNLPMILIATSLFCLGMLWLVDQGFNGVIKEWIYNLFYIDPRYADSALPYDQKIGVLFRSWPEIKGFFIYGFIAFILILALCMSVSTYLYARYSSKKDIAFITNVLKSYMDSNTDDLVLPKRYFEIGAQLIKIKSMSQKHQQLMQMEMQRKNDLITYLAHDLKTPLASVIGYLSLLNDAPDMPAEQKAKYTGIALDKAYRLEELIHEFFEITRFNLQSIVLNKGKIKLAFMLQQLADEFYPMLTPQGKKVLIHAPDELILVGDADKLARVFNNILKNAIAYSYENSVIDITAVQQAENVIITFTNRGDPIPPQKLDTIFEKFYRLDSARSTDTGGAGLGLAIAQEIIAVHNGIIVVESKPEYTVFTVKLPS, encoded by the coding sequence TTGAAAAATAATGAAAAAGGCCTTGTGAACCTTCCCATGATCTTGATAGCAACCAGCCTGTTTTGTTTAGGGATGCTATGGCTGGTAGACCAAGGGTTTAACGGAGTCATCAAAGAATGGATCTATAATCTTTTTTATATCGATCCCCGATATGCCGACTCCGCCTTGCCATATGATCAAAAAATCGGCGTGCTCTTCAGAAGCTGGCCGGAAATTAAAGGATTTTTTATTTACGGTTTTATCGCTTTTATTCTGATTTTGGCCCTGTGCATGAGCGTTTCGACCTATCTTTATGCACGTTATAGCAGTAAAAAGGACATCGCCTTTATTACGAACGTCTTGAAATCTTACATGGACTCCAACACGGATGACTTAGTATTGCCCAAAAGGTATTTTGAGATTGGAGCACAGCTTATCAAGATAAAATCAATGTCTCAAAAGCATCAGCAGCTTATGCAAATGGAAATGCAACGGAAGAACGATTTAATCACTTATCTGGCCCATGACCTGAAAACACCCCTTGCTTCGGTGATCGGATACTTAAGCCTTTTAAATGATGCGCCGGATATGCCGGCGGAGCAAAAAGCCAAATACACCGGGATCGCCTTGGATAAAGCCTATCGCTTGGAAGAATTGATCCATGAGTTTTTTGAAATAACCCGTTTTAACCTCCAGTCCATTGTTTTAAACAAAGGCAAAATAAAACTGGCCTTTATGCTGCAACAGCTTGCCGACGAGTTTTACCCCATGCTGACCCCACAGGGAAAAAAGGTCCTTATTCATGCCCCCGATGAACTGATCCTGGTTGGGGATGCCGATAAGCTGGCCCGTGTCTTCAATAATATCCTGAAAAATGCTATTGCCTATAGCTATGAAAACAGCGTTATTGACATTACTGCAGTCCAACAAGCAGAAAATGTGATCATCACGTTCACCAATCGGGGGGATCCCATCCCCCCACAAAAACTGGATACGATTTTTGAAAAGTTTTATCGGCTTGATTCCGCTCGTTCCACAGACACGGGGGGAGCCGGGCTGGGCCTGGCCATTGCCCAGGAGATTATTGCGGTTCATAATGGAATAATCGTCGTGGAAAGCAAGCCGGAATATACCGTATTTACCGTAAAACTTCCGTCATAA